From the genome of Amycolatopsis camponoti:
ACGTCCGGCAGGGCCCGACCCAGCTCCGCGTGCCACATCAGCGGCGGCAGGTCCTCGATCACCACGGCCATGCCGACGTGGTTGACCGGGCTGTTCGTCACGACGCGGATCGTGCGGTCGGCCGCGGACCGGCCCCGGAACAACCACAGGTCGCCGGTGCGCGTCACGGCCACGGCTTCGTCGAGATCCAGCTGGTTCCCCGGCACGGCAGTAGCCTAGGCCGATGCGCTGGTGGAAGACAGTGGGACTGGCCGGGCTCGTCGGGGTCGCCGCGACCGGGGTGGTGATCGCGCGCGAGGAACGCCGGCGGCGGGCCTACACCCCGGACGAGATCCGCGAACGGCTGCACGCCCGCCTGGATGCCTCGCCACCGGCGTCCCCCGGCGAAGCCGGCGGCTGACCGGACGTCACTCCGGGGAGCGGTTCCGCGTTGGCAGGCCGGGCCGGAACGGGATGCCCAGTGCAGCGAAGACGCCGAGCATCTTCGCGTTTCCCGCGTCCACGTCGGCGACGAACATCCGCACCCCTTCGTGTTCCGCCGAGACGGCGAGCTGTTCGAGCAGCAGGGCCGCCACGCCGAGCACCGGGCCGTGGCCGTCGACCACCAGCGCGACCTGCGCTTCGGCCGGGTCGGCGAGAACGTCGTAGCGGGCGACGCCGGCGAGCCGGGAGTGCACGAAGCACCCCACCGCCGTGTGCCCGACGCCGGAGCCGCGGGACAGCTGCGTCGAAAGCTCGGCGAGCCCCGCCACGCCGAGACCGAAGAACATCAGGTGCCGGTCGCGTCCGGAGAGCCGGGCCCGCAGCGCGAGGACCGCGGCGCCGTCGCATGCTTCCAGCTCGCGGACCCAGGCGACTTCGCCGTCCGGGAGCAGGGCTCGTACCGGTGGGGTGGCGGTGGACATGGACTCTCCTCGCAGGGCCGGTGACCCGCCCGGGTCCACAGTGCTCTGTCCTTTTCGCACAGAACACTGCGGAGTCCGTCGGCGCGGGTCAGTGCTCTTCGGCCCGGGTTCCGTTCACGGCCGCTTTCGGCGGCACGATCGGGGCCGTGGCGGCCGGTTCCGGCCGGGTCGCGGCGGCGCTCTCGCGGGCCAGGAAGGAGCCCAGCTCGCCGATGGTGCTCATCAGCGGGGCGGGGAACACGACGGTGGTGTTCTTGTCCACGCCGATCTCCACCAGGCTCTGCAGGTTGCGCAGCTGCAGCGCGAGCGGGTGCGCCATCATCGTGTCCGACGCCTCGCCGAGTGCGGCGGCAGCGAGGGATTCGCCTTCGGCGCTGATGATCTTGGCGCGCTTTTCGCGTTCCGCTTCGGCCTGCCGGGCCATCGCCCGTTTCATCGTGTCGGGCAGCTGGATGTCCTTCAGTTCCACCAAAGTCACTTCCACGCCCCAGTCGAGCGTGGTGACGTCCAGGATCCGGCGGATGTCGACGTTGATGCTGTCGGTCTCGGACAGCGTCTCGTCGAGCGTGTGCTGCCCGACGACCTTCCGCAGCGTCGTCTGGGCGATCTGGTCGATCGCGGCGTAGACGTTCTCGATCGCGACGACCGACTTCACCGCGTCCCGTACCCGGAAGTACGCCACCGCGGACACGTCGACGCTCACGTTGTCCCGGGTGATGATGCCCTGGGACTGGATCGGCATCGTGATGATCCGCAACGGCACCCGGCGCAGGACGTCGACGACGGGGACGATCAGCCGCAACCCCGGCTCGCGCACGCCGATCACCCGGCCGAGCCGGAACAGGACACCCTGTTCGTACTGCTTGACGATCCGCACCGCGGTAGCGAGGAGAAGCAGCAACGCGGCGGCGATGGCGATGATCACGAGAACGTTCATGGTGCTCCAGACTTCGCGGCTAGCGCGGGAGGAGGTTCAGCCGGAGAGCTTCACCTGGTTGTCGACCGAGGTCACACCGGGGGCGAACCACGCGGTCTGCTCGGCCGAACGGCGTTCGGCCGGGGTGAGGACCTGGCCGGTCAGGGTGACCTGGCCGTCGTCGATGCCGACCTCGACGTGCTGCGCGAACCCCGGCGCGTGCCGGGCGAGCGCCGCGACGATCTGCGCCTTGGTCTCGGACGCCGAGACACCCGGCGAAGGCCGCAGCGTGATCAGGTTCCGCACCCCGCTGATGCCGGGGAGCACGGCCACCGCCCGGCGGGCGGCTTCGCGCTGGTAGTGCCAGTCCACCGAGCCGCGTAGGGTGACCACCCGGTCGCGCACGTCGACCTGCACCGAGTCCTTCGGCACGACGATCGTGTGGCGGTCGAACACGGCCATGGCCTCCCGGGCGAGATCCGCGTCCACCGGAACGTCGTGACCGTGCCGGACGAGGATCTTGTCCGCGGTCGTGGTCACGCCCTGGACCCGCGTCGCGGCGCGCAGCGCCTCTTCCTTCTCGGGGTAGGTGCCCACGTGTCCGGACAGCGTCGCGACACCGTCCGAGACGGTCACGCCGATCCCTTCGGCGTTGACGCTGGGGGTCCAGGCGAGTTCATCGGTGACAGCGGTCTTGAGGTGATGATCGGGCCTGTGCTGGATCTCGGTCATCCCTCCACCGTGGTCCGTCCGCACCGCGCTGCCTAGTGCCGCGGGACCCTTCTTCCGGGGTCGTTCGGCGCGGGCGGGCGTAGCCTGGGGAAGTGGATGACCGCACGCAGCACGACCTCCCCGTCATCACGGTCTTCCTGGTCGACGACCACGAACTCGTGCGGCGCGGAGTCGCCGAACTCGTCGACGACGAACCCGACCTGACCGTCGTCGGGCAGGCGTCCTCGGTCGCCGAGGCCATGGCCAGGATCCCCGCGCTGCGCCCGGACGTGGCGGTGCTCGACGTGCGGCTGCCCGACGGGAACGGCGTGGAGCTGTGCCGAGACCTGCGCGCGGCGCTGCCCGGCCTGCGGTGCCTGATGCTGACCTCCTTCACCGACGAGGATTCGATGGTCGAAGCGGTCTTGGCCGGCGCCGAGGGGTACGTCATCAAGGACGTGAAGGGATTGCAGCTGGTCGACGCCATCCGCCGCGTGGGGTCCGGCGAGACCCTGCTGGACGCCCGGGCGGTCGCCGCGCTCGTGGGCGAACTGCGGGCGAAGACCGGGAAACCGGGGCCCCTCGCGGGGCTGAGCGAGCAGGAACTCGTCC
Proteins encoded in this window:
- a CDS encoding GNAT family N-acetyltransferase; translation: MSTATPPVRALLPDGEVAWVRELEACDGAAVLALRARLSGRDRHLMFFGLGVAGLAELSTQLSRGSGVGHTAVGCFVHSRLAGVARYDVLADPAEAQVALVVDGHGPVLGVAALLLEQLAVSAEHEGVRMFVADVDAGNAKMLGVFAALGIPFRPGLPTRNRSPE
- a CDS encoding slipin family protein is translated as MNVLVIIAIAAALLLLLATAVRIVKQYEQGVLFRLGRVIGVREPGLRLIVPVVDVLRRVPLRIITMPIQSQGIITRDNVSVDVSAVAYFRVRDAVKSVVAIENVYAAIDQIAQTTLRKVVGQHTLDETLSETDSINVDIRRILDVTTLDWGVEVTLVELKDIQLPDTMKRAMARQAEAEREKRAKIISAEGESLAAAALGEASDTMMAHPLALQLRNLQSLVEIGVDKNTTVVFPAPLMSTIGELGSFLARESAAATRPEPAATAPIVPPKAAVNGTRAEEH
- a CDS encoding BON domain-containing protein, yielding MTEIQHRPDHHLKTAVTDELAWTPSVNAEGIGVTVSDGVATLSGHVGTYPEKEEALRAATRVQGVTTTADKILVRHGHDVPVDADLAREAMAVFDRHTIVVPKDSVQVDVRDRVVTLRGSVDWHYQREAARRAVAVLPGISGVRNLITLRPSPGVSASETKAQIVAALARHAPGFAQHVEVGIDDGQVTLTGQVLTPAERRSAEQTAWFAPGVTSVDNQVKLSG
- a CDS encoding response regulator — its product is MDDRTQHDLPVITVFLVDDHELVRRGVAELVDDEPDLTVVGQASSVAEAMARIPALRPDVAVLDVRLPDGNGVELCRDLRAALPGLRCLMLTSFTDEDSMVEAVLAGAEGYVIKDVKGLQLVDAIRRVGSGETLLDARAVAALVGELRAKTGKPGPLAGLSEQELVLLDLLGESLTNRQIAERMFLAEKTVKNYVSRLLAKLGLERRSQAAVLVTGIHDAERRPGG